A window of the Jeotgalibacillus aurantiacus genome harbors these coding sequences:
- a CDS encoding MBL fold metallo-hydrolase yields the protein MLKNIHSSIYYMPNDDDRERPTLGLVVGDQCSLIIDAGNSVQHAQDFLKEIESLNVPPVKYVVVTHGHWDHFLGLSEFNATIIANRLTSQIIHEWQQFTFDDDSLQEYVDDNKMSAKCMEIIKTEMPERESFSVVSPDLTFETSLTIDLGNKLCVIEKVRSTHTDDSTIVYVPDDKVLFLGDCAYGTTTNSLFHYKQSQLLPMINDIQKYDAEFFLLGHESLCDQAEMKQYWDELTAASKATSSASLEEAVQSFEKENSRPPNANETFFIEAFVNDWVIRSR from the coding sequence ATGCTGAAAAATATACATTCATCCATTTACTATATGCCAAACGACGATGATCGGGAGCGGCCAACTTTAGGACTGGTCGTTGGTGATCAGTGCAGTCTTATTATAGATGCCGGGAATTCTGTTCAACATGCGCAGGATTTTTTGAAGGAAATAGAGTCATTGAATGTGCCGCCGGTAAAATACGTGGTGGTGACGCACGGCCACTGGGATCATTTTTTAGGGTTGAGCGAATTTAACGCGACGATCATCGCGAACCGCCTGACGAGCCAGATCATCCATGAGTGGCAACAGTTCACTTTTGATGATGATTCACTTCAGGAATACGTGGATGATAACAAGATGAGTGCTAAATGTATGGAGATTATAAAAACAGAGATGCCAGAAAGAGAATCCTTTAGCGTTGTTTCTCCTGATCTTACGTTTGAAACGTCTCTGACAATCGACCTCGGAAACAAACTGTGTGTGATTGAGAAAGTTCGGAGTACGCACACGGATGATTCCACGATCGTATATGTACCTGATGACAAAGTATTGTTCTTAGGGGATTGCGCATACGGTACCACGACAAACTCATTATTTCATTATAAACAGTCACAGTTACTGCCGATGATCAACGACATCCAAAAGTATGACGCTGAATTTTTCCTCCTTGGACATGAATCCCTTTGTGACCAGGCTGAGATGAAACAATACTGGGATGAACTCACGGCTGCAAGCAAAGCCACCAGCTCTGCTTCATTAGAAGAAGCCGTCCAGTCCTTCGAAAAAGAAAACAGCAGGCCGCCCAACGCAAATGAGACATTCTTTATCGAAGCATTTGTGAATGATTGGGTGATTAGGTCGAGGTAA
- a CDS encoding RNA polymerase sigma factor: MTDHSDEKITQIYLLHSDAVFKYIYYMVSDKHLAEDLTQETFIRVYKNLNQFRSDSTISTWMIKIARNVTLDHLKKKRFKHLLNIDLFMNTLTNKQISYGDLMIQSEDVNNLYQSLNTLKKEYKEVIILRKINECSIKETAMILEWSEDKVKSMTSRALIQLRKEFKKREASFSESFR; this comes from the coding sequence ATGACTGATCATTCAGATGAAAAAATAACGCAAATTTATCTGCTTCATTCAGATGCTGTATTTAAATATATTTATTACATGGTGTCAGATAAACATTTAGCTGAGGACCTGACACAAGAAACATTTATTAGAGTATACAAAAACCTTAATCAGTTTCGGTCTGATTCAACGATCAGTACATGGATGATTAAAATAGCGAGGAATGTGACGCTTGATCACCTAAAGAAAAAGAGATTCAAGCACCTACTAAATATAGACCTCTTTATGAACACCCTTACGAATAAACAAATATCTTACGGGGACTTGATGATTCAGTCAGAAGACGTTAATAATCTGTATCAATCTTTAAATACATTGAAAAAAGAATATAAAGAAGTCATCATACTTAGAAAGATTAATGAGTGTTCCATAAAAGAGACGGCCATGATTCTTGAATGGTCTGAGGACAAAGTGAAATCTATGACATCAAGAGCTCTCATTCAGCTGAGGAAAGAATTCAAAAAGAGGGAGGCAAGCTTTAGTGAATCATTCAGATGA
- a CDS encoding MBL fold metallo-hydrolase: MINDPWFTVQQIDSRTFAISEYGHWEKVHSFLLLGVERAMLIDSGLGIDNIKRITDQLTPLPVEVFTTHVHVDHIGSHGEFDKVYVHERDREWLENGISGLPITQIRKDIGRDITKPTPKSFHPSTYQSFQGKPSGLLEDQQRIHLGNRVIIVLHTPGHSPGHVCFFDETNGYLFTGDLLYDTTPIYAFYPSTNPEDLVASLEKITMINGVNRIFGSHNTLGLSISILDEVKLAVTHLRKNNLVKFGTGIHEFRGFSIQF, encoded by the coding sequence ATGATTAATGATCCCTGGTTTACAGTGCAACAAATCGATTCACGCACATTTGCGATTAGTGAATATGGCCATTGGGAGAAGGTTCATTCGTTTTTATTGTTAGGCGTGGAAAGAGCGATGTTAATTGATAGCGGACTTGGAATCGATAACATTAAGAGAATAACAGACCAGCTTACGCCTTTACCTGTAGAGGTTTTTACAACACATGTTCATGTTGATCATATTGGGAGTCACGGAGAATTTGATAAGGTATACGTGCATGAACGAGATAGAGAGTGGCTGGAAAACGGAATTTCAGGATTGCCAATCACTCAGATTAGAAAAGATATTGGTAGAGATATCACAAAGCCGACTCCTAAATCTTTTCATCCTTCAACATATCAGTCTTTTCAAGGAAAGCCCTCAGGGTTACTGGAGGACCAGCAACGTATCCATTTGGGAAATCGTGTCATAATCGTGCTACATACTCCAGGGCATTCACCAGGACATGTTTGTTTCTTTGATGAAACAAATGGTTACTTATTTACTGGAGATCTTCTATATGACACAACGCCGATCTATGCATTTTATCCTTCAACGAACCCAGAGGATCTCGTTGCATCGCTTGAAAAAATAACTATGATTAATGGGGTTAACAGGATATTCGGGTCTCATAATACACTTGGCCTATCAATCAGTATTCTAGATGAAGTTAAACTTGCTGTTACACACTTGAGAAAAAATAACTTGGTTAAATTCGGAACAGGGATACATGAATTCCGAGGATTTAGTATTCAATTCTAA